In Hyalangium ruber, the genomic window CTCGATCCGGCGGTCCTCCCCCACTACCCCTACCGGGACGACGCGCTGCCGCTGTGGGATGCGATCGAGGAGTACGTCGGCGATGTGCTCCGGCACTTCTACAAGTCCGATGCCGACCTCGTGAACGACCCCGAGATGCAGGCTTGGTGGGCGGATCTGACCGAGCGAGGGCTGCCCGTCGAGAAGCTCCCCTGCACGCAGCTCACGCGCGTGGCGGACCTCGTCGACATGCTCGCCACGGTGATCTTCACGGTCAGCGTTCAGCACGCGGCGGTGAACTACCTCCAATACGAGCACTACGCCTTCGTGCCGAACGCGCCGCTGTGCATGCGCCAGCCGCCGCCGAGGACGAAGGGAGTGCTCGGCCCGAACGACATCGCCGAGATGATCCCATCCAAGTCCCAGACGCTCTGGCAGGTCGCCATCGGTCGCGCGCTCTCCAGCTTCGGTGAGGACGAGGAGTTCCTGCTCCACGAGGGCGGATGGCGCGAGGAGTACTTCCAGGAGCCCGAGCTGGTAGCGATCCGCGAGCGGTTCCACGAGCGCCTGCGCGCCCAGCTTGCCGCGGTGAAGGCGCGCAACGCCAAGAGCGATGCGCCCTACACCGTCCTGCAGGCTGACAAGATCCCCTGCGGGATCACCATCTGAGGCGCCCACCCGTGCCGAACCTGCTCTCTCGCAGCGTGTTCAACCTGCTCTTCGGCTCCAGGCGCAAAGGCCTGGAGTCCCTCCCGGGGCCACAGCCCGGCATTCTCGGCACCGTCGGCGACTTCATCGGGGCCTCGCCCTGGGACGTCTGCGCGCGTTATGGCCGCGAGTACGGCGGAATCACCTTGATCTGGATGGGCCCCAGCCCGGCACTGGTGCTCAACGATCCGGCGCTCATCGAGCAGGTGCTCGACTCCCGCCGGATGGAGTTCGAGAAGGGCGCGATCAGCGATCAGATCCGGCCGAGCGTCCCGCACGACACACTCTTCATCGCCAAGCTGAACGAGGACTGGGCGGAGAAGCGCAGGGCCGACCCCTTCGAGCAGCCGTGGTACGAGGACTGGCTGGCCGCCCAGGTGGGCCCGATGCAGGTGTCGATCGCGGAGGCCGTGGAGTCCCTCATCGGGCAAGCGTCGATCGATCTCACCCCCGCGCTGCGCCGGATGACCGCCGACGCGTTCACCGTCGCGGCGGTCGGAGAGAAGCTCCCGGAGCCGGTGTTCGTGGACTTCATGCTGCTCGCCCAAGCGGCGGACGCGCGAATCCAGGCGAAGCTCCCCTTGAAGTTCGTCTCTCCGCCCAAGGGCTTCGAGGCCGCCCGGGCCCGCTTCTACGGGTACTTCGCCGAACGGGCCCGCGCGGCACGCCAAGCACGCAACCCGAGCGCGGTGGACCTGCTGTCGCGGATGCTGCGCGAGATGCCCCAGCTCGATGACCTGGCGCTGGCGCACATCCTCGGAGCGCTCTACTTCGGCGGTGTCTTCTCCACGAGCACCACCCTGGTCGGGGCGTTCCACCAACTCCAGAAGCACGCTGCCGCCGAGGAGCGCCTCGCTGCCGAGGCCGCCACGCTGGCCGAGGCCAGGCTGACCCTGGAGAGGCTGCGCGGCGCGCACTGGATCGAGGCCATCGCGTATGAGTCGATGAGGCTCCTGCCGGCGGTGCGCATCTTCACCCGTACGCCGGTGGCCGACGCGAAGCTCGCCGGCGTTACCCTGCCCGCGGGTTCGCTGATCATGATCTCGAACCAGCACCTGCACCGCGATCCCTCCTACTGGCGTGACGCGGACACCTTCGATCCCTCCCGGTGGCTGGACGGCGGCGTGGCGCGCGACCCGCTAGGGAGCGGTCACTTCTTCCCATTCGGGCGTGGACCCCGAGCATGCGTGGGTGGCGCCTTCGCGGTGGCCGTCCTGCAGACGGCGCTCGCGACAATCGCCGCTCGCGTGAAGGTCCACGTAGACTCGACAGAGCCCTTCGAGGAGGGCTTCTTCTTCGGGGTGGTCCTCCCGAAAGGCGTTACTGGCAAGCTCGTCCCTCGCGTCGCCTCCCGTCCCACCTCCCTCGTGGAATCCGCATGACCCTGTTTCGACACCCTAGAGACCGCATCCCCGTTCTGCTGTTCGCGTGCATGTTCGCGTTGGACCTGACGGTGTACTTCACGGCCACCAACTGGTGGTTCCCGATCCTGTGGCTGGGCCTGGGGGTGATTCCCAAGGGCTGGATCTGCGCGTGGAACCACCACCACCAGCACGTGCCGATGTTCCGGCACACCCTGCCCAACCGCCTGCTCGAGGTGGTGTTCGGCTTCCTGACGGGAGTGACCTCGCACGCGTGGTTCCTGCACCACGTGGTCGGCCACCACCGCAACTACCTGGACCAGGAGAAGGACGAGTCACGCTGGAAGCGCCGGGATGGCACGACCATGGGAGAGCTGGAGTATTCGTTCTTCAATGCCCTGGTGGCCTACCCCCGGGCGTTCAAGGTAGGGCTGCAGCACCCGCGAGCGCTGCGAACCTTCCTGGTGATGGGCGTGCTGCAGGTGGCGCTGCTGGGCCTGCTGTTCTGGCACAACTGGTACAACGCGCTCTGCGTCTTCCTGCTGCCCATGTGCGTGTCGTTGTACGTGACGGTCTGGGCCACCTACTTCCACCACACGGGGCTCGAGACGACGGAGCACAGCCATGCCTCGTACAACATCGTTCATCGGGGCTACAACCTGATGACGGGCAACCTCGGCTACCACGCCGCGCACCACGCGAAGCACGGCCTGCACTGGTCGCAGCTGCCCGAACTGCACGCGCAGATGGCGAAGGACATTCCCCCCACCCTCTACCGGCAGGCGGGCATTCCGTTCGTGTGGTTCGGCTCGGGGGCGAAGGTGGAACTGAGCCCCTCGGAAGTCGAGGCGCTTGCCCAGTACGGCCGCACCGCGCGCACCTGAGCGCTCAGGTGCCGCGCTCCTCGTGCTCGAAGGCAGAGATTCGAGCGAGCTGATCCAGCGCCGCGGTGAGGCTCGGGCCGGCGACGTCCCGAGCGAGGCTCCGTACCCACGGAGCCCGGTCGAGGCGGTCCGCGAACCGCCGGCAGGCCCACACCATGGCGGGAATGAACGCCAGCCCGAACAGCAGGTTGGCGAGCAGGTACTTGGCACCCAGCAGCGCGTACGCATCCAACCCCGGCAGCACCCGCAGGCCGACGATCAAGAGCGGTGTCCAGAGAAGTGGAGCGAGCAGCATCACCGCCTGCGTGGTCCGGATCCTGGCCACGCGCAGAGACTCCAAGCGGCGCTGGATCTCGATCACCGGGGCGTCGTAGTCGATGGCACTGGCCATCACCCATTCCCGGATCGTCGAGATGAGCACGCCCAGGACCACGAGGTGCAGGGAGAGGGCTGGGACGAGGAAGCGGAACTCGGAGAGGTGCGCGGCGATGAACGCGCCCATGGCCACCACGGCCACCCCGTCGATGACCAGCCGGATGGCGATCATCGCCCGTACGCGCTGCATCGCGGACTTCGTCTTGTCGAGATCCAGGGTGCGCAGCCGCCGCCGATTGAGGCGGAGCACCTCATCCAACCGTCGATCCTGCGCAGCCCAACGCTGCCGAAGCTCATCGAGTTCCATGGTCAAGCCTCCATGTCGCGTAGGTGGTCCCGGAGCCGCTCTTTCAGGCGTCCAATCCGGGTGGCCACATTGGTGGTGCTGATGCCGAGCACCTCGGCGATCTCGGCGTGGCTGTGGCCGTCCAGGTAGAGCATCGCCAGGGCCTTGTTCAGGTCATCGAGTTGGGCAATGGAGCGGTAGAGGAGCTCGATCTCTTCCGTCGGCTCCGAGCCCGCCTCGCCGACGACCTGGAGCACCTCGTCGCCAGCGGCGGTGAGGTGCTGGTGCCGAGTGCTCTCGCGGCGCTGGAAGGAGATCGCCACGTTGAGGGCGATGCGGTACATCCAGGTCGAGAACGGGTACCGCGCGTCGTAGCGAGGGAATGACTTCCACAACTGGACGATGGTCTCCTGCACCAGGTCATCCTGGTCGGAGGCCGTGCGGCCGTAGGCTCTCGCCACCTTGTAAAGGATCCGTCGGTGGTCCTCTACGAGGGCGAGGAAGCGTTCTTGTGGGTCCAGTTCGGCCATCGCGATCCCGTGGGTGCCTCCAGCGCTTTCGGCGCCTGGGTAGCTCTCACCCCGTTATTCGCGGCAGGTCGACGGATATCACACGGGGTGTTTTTTTCTTCGCTTCCCTTGGCCAGAGGGGGCAGCGTACCGAGCGCCCGGAGGATGGACTCCCTCCTCGGGTCCTTGGTTCACGGGAGGCTCTCCCCGAATTTAACCTGTGCCCCTCTCACGAGGAGGGGTGACCCATGCTGCTACCGCGAGCAACCGCGCTGCTGATGGCACTGGTGGTCGGGTGCAATGGTACTTCGAGAATCGTTCACTCGGACACGGGCAAGGGTGGAAGCATCGTCATCCGCATTCCCCGCTCCAACCAGGCAGCGCCGGTGAAGTTGGAAGCAGATGAGTTCGCTCCTGCTTTTCGAGGCGTGGCTCGACAGGTGCGTCTGCTCGGTACTGCTCGAGAAACCGTGCGCAGGACGTTCCTGTTGGACACGCTCAGCCTCGATACGCTGAGCGGCGATTTCCTCTATCTGCCCCGAGACAGGAAGCTGGTCCCCATGGGAGGGGGGGCTTCGCTGGAAGGGGCGCTGACCGCGGAGGAAGAGAAGCTGGCGGATGACTACAGGGGCTGGTGCTCTCGCGCACATGGCTTCGTGGGAGACTGTCTCGGGGGCGCACTGGTAGGTGGGCGCTACTTGGACCTGCAAGGCCGTTATGTCCTGGCACTGGCCCTCAGTAAGAGCCCCGTCATCTCCGAAATGCAGGCCGCGCTGGGGGAGATGGTCAGCTTCCAAGCGATCATGAGTGCGGCGCTATGGATGATCATGACCCTGCTGGTTCTGCTCGCGATACCAGAGCCGGTGACCAAGGGGCTGGCGGCCAGTCTGGCCGTGGTCCTGATTTTCTGGGTGGGGATCGAGACGCTCTACAACCTCGTGACGGGCTGGCTCGAATTGGCGCAAGAGGTGACGTCCGCCACCACCTTCGAGGAGCTCCGCGCGGCAGGCGAGAGGTACGGCAAGCGGATCGGACGCGATGCAGCGCGGGTTCTTGCCATGCTCGCGGTAGCCGCCATCGGCCAGACAGCTCAGGGATTCGCGGGGAAGGTGCAGACGCTGCCCGGCTCGGCACAGGTGGCCACACAGGCCGAAGCGCAGGCAGGCTTCTCGCTATCCGCGGCCGGGATGGTGGAGGAGGTGGCAGTGACGGCCGAGGGCTTCAGCATGACCTTGCCACCGGGCGTGGTGGCCATGGCGGCAGGGGCGGGTCGGGGCAATGACACCTGCATCGAAACGCACCACATCGCGACCATCTGCAACGACAAGTCTGCCTCGCGGGGTGGTCCGTGGACTCCCAGGTTCCGGGAGCTTTTCGCCAAAGCGGGAATGAAGCTGAACGACCCAGCGAACAGGCTGCCCGTTCAGGGACACAAAGGGCCACACCCTGAGCGGTACCATCGAATCGTGTATGACCGTGTCGTCAGGGCGACGGCCACTTGCCGAAGCATCACGGAGTGTCGTGCGAAGCTGACGCAGACGCTCGAGAGACTGGCGCAGGAGATCGGCACGCCAGGGACAGAACTCAACCAACTCGTCACCCAGGGCAATCCACGATAGAGGGGACTCATGTCGCGGCGCTTCTACAGACTCGTTGACGATGTCTACGTCCCGCGCCGGTGGCACCTCGCTACACCTCTCGATGGGCAAGGACACAAGGTGGACTGCTGGGACTTCACGAAAGGAGCAGCCGTGAAGTCCAAGGGTCGATTGCGTATACCCCTTGAGCATGCAGGCAGTTCGCTCGACTTCTCGGAGGCAGGGGTGATGGTCCCCGTTGTCCACGTCAAGGCAGCGTCCGTGTTCACAGAGCGAGCTTCCTCGGACGTGCAGCTCCTCCCTGTGGACGTCGAGGGCCAGCCGGATCAGTACTTGGTCCTCGTGGCCACGCGATCGATCCGCTGTATCGACGAGAAAGCTTCCAAGGTGCAGCGCTGGAAGCCCGAAGACGGGCTCCCCGACATGGTCGGCAAGTACTACGCCGTGGATGACCTGCACATTGACGAGGCGAAGGTCGGGCCCGCCAAGGTGTTCCGCCCCGAGGGCTGGGAGGTTGCTCTTATCGTCTCTCGGGACATCAAGGAGGCGCTAGAGGCCATTAGCGCCACCGGGGTGAAGTTCGAGCAGGTATAGCCTGAAGGCTGTCAGGGGGTTGCCGTTCCGGTCGTGGCGCCCGCTCCGCTCCGGAGCAGCAGGGCAGCCCGCTTGATGGCGGACCGGATGCGGACATAGGTGCCGCACCGGCAGACGTTCTCGCTCATGGCCGCGTCGATGTCCGCGTCGGACGGATTCGGGTGGGTCCGAAGCAGCGCGACCGCGGCCATGATCTGTCCCGGTTGGCAGAAGCCGCACTGGGCCACATCCTCGGTGATCCAAGCCTGCTGCACCGGGTGCAGCCCCTCGCCGCCCAGTCCCTCGATGGTGGTCACCTGGTGACCCACCACGCCGTTCACGGGCTGGATGCAGGGGCGGAAGGCCTCGCCATCGAGGTGGCTGGTGCAGGCGCCGCACACCCCTACCCCACAGCCATATTTGGGCCCCGTCACTCCCAGGATGTCGCGCAGCACCCACAGCAGAGGCAGATCCCCGGGCGCCTCCACCGACACCGTCTGACCATTGAGGGTGAATTGATAGGCCGGCATGGTCAGGCTCCTCCGTCGAGGATCGGGAAGCGGGTGGGCATGATGCCTCGCGCACGGGCGATGGCGTTGGCCAGCGCCGCAGCCGCGCTGGGGTAACCGAGTTCCCCCACGCCACCGACGCGGTCATCCGACCGGACGAGGTGTACCTCGATCGTCTTGGGAGTGTGCTTCATCCGCAGCCACCGGTAGTCGGCGAAGCTGCCCTCGCGCACAGCCCCCGAGTCGATGTGGATTCCCGCGCTCAGGGTGGTGGACATCGCGTCCACGGCGGCGCCTTGGAGCTGGGCCTCGACGCTCTTGGGGTTGATCGGCAGGCCGACATCCGCCGCGATGACGACGCGCAGCACCTGGGGAACCTCTCCGGTGACATCCACCTCGACGAGGTGGGCGATGGCGCTGTCCCATTCCTCCAGGACGGCGACTCCCTGAGCGACACCGGGCGGCAGCGCCCTGCCCCACTGCCCCTCGAGCACGACCTTGTTCAGGACCGCCTTGAGCCGGTTCGACGTGAGCAGGGACCGCCTCAGCTCGACCGGATCGCGGTGGAGCTCCCGGGCCAATTGGTCGACGAAGATCTCATTGGCCACGCCCACCTGACTGGTGAACACGGACCGGAAAGAGGCGGTGGGAATCGGAAGCGGCACCTCGCGCAACTCCTGCGACACGAGGCCGAACAGGTACGGTACATGCTGCGTGATCGCGAAGAACACCGCGCTGGTCACATCGGGCAGGTACTTCCCCGCCATCGCGGTGACGAGATCGCCAAAGCCGTGCGGGAACTCCACGGTGGGGATGGCGGCGCGGTGATGCCAGCCCAGGATCAATCCCCCCAGGCCGACATAGGCGAGGATCCGGTGGTGGCTGGCGGGCCGGTAGCGCCCATGGCGCATGTCATCGTTGCGCGTCCACATCAGCTTCACCGGCCGCCCGAGCGCTCGCGAGGCGAGAGCGGCTTCCACCGCGGCCTCGGGGAAGAACCTGCGGCCGAACCCACCCCCCGCGCGAACGACATGCACCTTGACCCGCTGCGGAGTGAGCGCCCACCCGAGCGCCGCGGCCACCTCACGCTGTGCGAACTTCGGATCCTGGGCCCCCGACCAGACCTCCGCGCGGTCTCCCACCACGCTGGCGACGCAGCTCTGCGTCTCCATGGGAGCGTGGGCGAGATAGGGGAAGTCGAAGCGCCCTTCCAGCGTCTTGACCGTGAGTAGTGGAGGCAGCGGCCTGGAGCCAATGGCCTCACGCAGCTGAGCCCGGATGTCCACGTCGGACAGATGGCTGGCGGGGCCCGGCGCCCAGGAGATCTGCAAGGCCTCGCGAGCCGCGAAGGCCTGCGCGAAGTTCTGTGCGGCCACCGCGATGCCCGTGGGCAGGGGCGCCACCCCCAGCACGCCCGGCATCGCCAGCGCCGCCGAGGCATCGAAGGACTGGACCGATCCCCGAATCGTGGGAGGCCGCGCCAACACCACCGGCACCGCGCCGGGGATGTCGAGATCCAGGGTGTAGTTCGCCGCGCCGGTGACGATGTCCCGGGCATCGAGGCGGCCCGTGGGCTGCCCGACCACCGTGTACTCGCTCGGATCCTTCGGCAGCGGAAGCACCTCGGGAAGCAACACGCGCGCGGCTTCCTCCGCCAGCTCCCCATAGCTGGCACGGCGACCATCGGGAGCGATCACCTCGCCGTTGGCGGTGGTCAGGGTGAGCGCCAGCACGCGCCAGCGGTGCGCGGCGGCGGTGACCAGCCGCGCACGGGCCTCCGCGGCAGCGGCACGCAGCGGGCCAGCCAGGTAGCGCATCGTCGACGACAGCCCGGTGAGCTGGATGAGCCAGCGCGAATCCGCATCGGCGGGGCGCACGTCCACCGAGCCGAGGTCCGTGTCGAGCTCCTCGGCGACGAGCATGGCCACACCCGTGGTGATGCCCTGACCCATCTCGGTGCGAGGCAAGGTGGTGAGGACCCGACCATCACTTTGGAGGGCGATGTAGAGGTTGAACGCCCTCTCCTCGGACGACGTCGCCGCCTCCGCGGAAGGAACGTCGAGCCCCAATCGCGCCGCGACCACCAACGTGGGCGAAGCCACGACCCACGTGAGGAAGCGGCGGCGGTCGAGTCCCCCCGAAGCGGCTGTATCCGGTTTCAGCGAGTCAGCCATCCGGGGGGCTGCCCGGGTACCTCTCCTATACGCACTCCGGAGGAATGCAGGCCGCGGGGAACATCCTCGCCGTCTCGCTGGAGACCAGCAGCACCGGGCAGAACGGTCAGGTCGTCTTCTACGACATGAGCAACCCCGGAACCCCCGTTCTCCTGCCCCCGAGACGCATGGGGAACACGGCGGCGGCGGGGACGGCCTCGCTGGCGAAGCTCTCGGACGGCGCGTTCCTGCTCATCCTCGGACAGACCGATGCCAACAACCTGGAGTTCTATCGCTCCAGCTCCGGAGATCTCACCCAGTCCACGACGAGCTTCGACCCGGTGGACCTGTGGAACGAGGGCGAGCTGCGCTCCACGATCGGTGACTGGGAGTTCGGCAACTACCAGAACCTCAACCTGATCACGCAGTGCGACGGCTCGCTCTTCCTGGCGGGGACGCACCGCAACTCGGCCACCAGCCAGGACTGGATCGACCTGTACCGGCTCACCGACGAGTCCGGCCAGATGGTCATCACCAAGGTGGCCAAGAAGCACCTCTTCTGCAGCTACCCCTCGCCGGGGGGCAGCTCGGGCCAGAACACCCACTGCAACCTGGACGCCGCGGGCGGCGTGTACGTGGACCCCTCCGGCCAGCTCCTGGTCTATGGGACGGAGCACGACAACGACGGACCGGGCGCCTCGGTGAAGATGATGGAGTTCCGCTCCATCTTCCCCAACCCCAGTTGCGGCAGCTCGATCAATGAGGCCTTCGTCGAGCTCTATGACGACTCGGACTTCAGCGATCGCGGGCTGATGATCGACTACCGGGACGTCTCGCTCGAGCGCTACAACGACTTCCGGAACGTGGAGGGCTTCGGCGACAAGACGTCGTCGGTGCGCTGGTGCCTGCCCTTCGGCTGGCGCGTCCGCCTCTACGAGAACGACTCGTACGGCGGCAGCTACAAGGAGCTGAACGGCTCGGGCTCCTTGAACCTCCACTCGGTGGGCTTCGGCGACAAGACCTCCTCCGTGCGCTTCGTCTACCTGGGCTACTGATTCAACCGGATGAGCTGGGTGCGGCTCATGGCGCGCATGTCATCGGCAATGCCGGAGATTTCATCCATCGCCCGGCTGGCCTCGGTGTCCGAGCCCTTGGCGTTCGCGTCCTCGGGGGTGGCGCGCAGCCGCTCGCTGCGCTGGGCGATGAACTTGAGGATGTAGGCGCGCTCGGCCCCGGCATCCGCCCGAGCCTCGTTGAGCCCATGCGCGCCTCCCTGCCCTGCCCGGGACAGCAGGGTCTTCGCCTGCTCGAACTGCGCCTGCGGCATGTGCGTCAGCGTCTGAGCGGCCAGCTCCGCCTGAGCTGGCACCAGGATGCCCTCGTGCCCTGTGAGCGTCGTGGCGCGCGGATCCGCCACGCCCTTGGTCAACGCATGACGGATCTCCGGAGGCAGCCGCTGGGTGGCCCGAGGGCTCTCCTGGGACATGTCGAGCACGCGAGCATAGGTGTCGACGGCCTGCTTCGCGTTGGGGCTCTCCAGCACGTGCTGAAGCAGGAGGAGCTCACGCTGAAGGTCGGCACCGCTCAGGCTCTTGAGGTGCGCGGCGATGCGCGCGCGTTTCGCATCGGGCACTCCGGTCCGACGAAGGGCGGCCTCGATCTGGACGAGGGGTTGCGACGCGGGGCTCGCAGGGCGTGGGCCTTTGGGTGTCTCGAAGCCATCGGCCATGCCGGGGACTCCTTGGGATGAGCGTTCTTCGGCCCCCAGCCTAGCCTACTTCCTTACTGAGCACGTCAATTCAACAAAGTGCCTATTGGCGAGAGTGCTGGACGACTCGTAAAAGACAGTGCCTGCATTGAATTCACCCGCGGTGTTCACCTCATGAAAGGGATTGAGGCAACCATGACCGAGCCTACAACCACACTGCCGCAAGCCCCCGCGAGCCCGGACTGTTATCACCCGCCCGCGTCCATGCTCGAGGGCAAGAAGCATGGAGACGTGATCTGGTCTCGCCCGCTGGACAAAGACAGCCTGGCCGCCCT contains:
- a CDS encoding cytochrome P450, with the translated sequence MPNLLSRSVFNLLFGSRRKGLESLPGPQPGILGTVGDFIGASPWDVCARYGREYGGITLIWMGPSPALVLNDPALIEQVLDSRRMEFEKGAISDQIRPSVPHDTLFIAKLNEDWAEKRRADPFEQPWYEDWLAAQVGPMQVSIAEAVESLIGQASIDLTPALRRMTADAFTVAAVGEKLPEPVFVDFMLLAQAADARIQAKLPLKFVSPPKGFEAARARFYGYFAERARAARQARNPSAVDLLSRMLREMPQLDDLALAHILGALYFGGVFSTSTTLVGAFHQLQKHAAAEERLAAEAATLAEARLTLERLRGAHWIEAIAYESMRLLPAVRIFTRTPVADAKLAGVTLPAGSLIMISNQHLHRDPSYWRDADTFDPSRWLDGGVARDPLGSGHFFPFGRGPRACVGGAFAVAVLQTALATIAARVKVHVDSTEPFEEGFFFGVVLPKGVTGKLVPRVASRPTSLVESA
- a CDS encoding fatty acid desaturase family protein, giving the protein MTLFRHPRDRIPVLLFACMFALDLTVYFTATNWWFPILWLGLGVIPKGWICAWNHHHQHVPMFRHTLPNRLLEVVFGFLTGVTSHAWFLHHVVGHHRNYLDQEKDESRWKRRDGTTMGELEYSFFNALVAYPRAFKVGLQHPRALRTFLVMGVLQVALLGLLFWHNWYNALCVFLLPMCVSLYVTVWATYFHHTGLETTEHSHASYNIVHRGYNLMTGNLGYHAAHHAKHGLHWSQLPELHAQMAKDIPPTLYRQAGIPFVWFGSGAKVELSPSEVEALAQYGRTART
- a CDS encoding RNA polymerase sigma factor; protein product: MAELDPQERFLALVEDHRRILYKVARAYGRTASDQDDLVQETIVQLWKSFPRYDARYPFSTWMYRIALNVAISFQRRESTRHQHLTAAGDEVLQVVGEAGSEPTEEIELLYRSIAQLDDLNKALAMLYLDGHSHAEIAEVLGISTTNVATRIGRLKERLRDHLRDMEA
- a CDS encoding AHH domain-containing protein, which codes for MLLPRATALLMALVVGCNGTSRIVHSDTGKGGSIVIRIPRSNQAAPVKLEADEFAPAFRGVARQVRLLGTARETVRRTFLLDTLSLDTLSGDFLYLPRDRKLVPMGGGASLEGALTAEEEKLADDYRGWCSRAHGFVGDCLGGALVGGRYLDLQGRYVLALALSKSPVISEMQAALGEMVSFQAIMSAALWMIMTLLVLLAIPEPVTKGLAASLAVVLIFWVGIETLYNLVTGWLELAQEVTSATTFEELRAAGERYGKRIGRDAARVLAMLAVAAIGQTAQGFAGKVQTLPGSAQVATQAEAQAGFSLSAAGMVEEVAVTAEGFSMTLPPGVVAMAAGAGRGNDTCIETHHIATICNDKSASRGGPWTPRFRELFAKAGMKLNDPANRLPVQGHKGPHPERYHRIVYDRVVRATATCRSITECRAKLTQTLERLAQEIGTPGTELNQLVTQGNPR
- a CDS encoding imm11 family protein; translated protein: MSRRFYRLVDDVYVPRRWHLATPLDGQGHKVDCWDFTKGAAVKSKGRLRIPLEHAGSSLDFSEAGVMVPVVHVKAASVFTERASSDVQLLPVDVEGQPDQYLVLVATRSIRCIDEKASKVQRWKPEDGLPDMVGKYYAVDDLHIDEAKVGPAKVFRPEGWEVALIVSRDIKEALEAISATGVKFEQV
- a CDS encoding (2Fe-2S)-binding protein, which encodes MPAYQFTLNGQTVSVEAPGDLPLLWVLRDILGVTGPKYGCGVGVCGACTSHLDGEAFRPCIQPVNGVVGHQVTTIEGLGGEGLHPVQQAWITEDVAQCGFCQPGQIMAAVALLRTHPNPSDADIDAAMSENVCRCGTYVRIRSAIKRAALLLRSGAGATTGTATP
- a CDS encoding xanthine dehydrogenase family protein molybdopterin-binding subunit; the encoded protein is MADSLKPDTAASGGLDRRRFLTWVVASPTLVVAARLGLDVPSAEAATSSEERAFNLYIALQSDGRVLTTLPRTEMGQGITTGVAMLVAEELDTDLGSVDVRPADADSRWLIQLTGLSSTMRYLAGPLRAAAAEARARLVTAAAHRWRVLALTLTTANGEVIAPDGRRASYGELAEEAARVLLPEVLPLPKDPSEYTVVGQPTGRLDARDIVTGAANYTLDLDIPGAVPVVLARPPTIRGSVQSFDASAALAMPGVLGVAPLPTGIAVAAQNFAQAFAAREALQISWAPGPASHLSDVDIRAQLREAIGSRPLPPLLTVKTLEGRFDFPYLAHAPMETQSCVASVVGDRAEVWSGAQDPKFAQREVAAALGWALTPQRVKVHVVRAGGGFGRRFFPEAAVEAALASRALGRPVKLMWTRNDDMRHGRYRPASHHRILAYVGLGGLILGWHHRAAIPTVEFPHGFGDLVTAMAGKYLPDVTSAVFFAITQHVPYLFGLVSQELREVPLPIPTASFRSVFTSQVGVANEIFVDQLARELHRDPVELRRSLLTSNRLKAVLNKVVLEGQWGRALPPGVAQGVAVLEEWDSAIAHLVEVDVTGEVPQVLRVVIAADVGLPINPKSVEAQLQGAAVDAMSTTLSAGIHIDSGAVREGSFADYRWLRMKHTPKTIEVHLVRSDDRVGGVGELGYPSAAAALANAIARARGIMPTRFPILDGGA